Proteins from one Thermodesulfobacteriota bacterium genomic window:
- a CDS encoding virulence protein RhuM/Fic/DOC family protein, with the protein MDQNKIQIYQTADGQTRIDVRLERDTVWLSQAQMVELFGRDVSVISRHIRNALNEGEVSEKSNLQKMQIANSDRPVVLYDLDVVISVGYRIKSERGVQFRRWATNVLRQHLVQGYTLNRSRFEQNAVELEQALALIRKAAQTPALTAEAGSGLVEIVSRYTQTFLWLQRYDEGILTEPGGQPGGHLPTEAEAMKSLAKLRQSLITRGEATELFALPRGDGFGALLGNLEQTVFGEPAYPTIESKAAHLLYFVVKNHPFTDGNKRSGAFLFVDFLHRNGRLLNPQGEPVINDTGLAALTLLVAESDPKRKETLLRLIMNILAHNRDSGHG; encoded by the coding sequence ATGGACCAGAACAAAATCCAAATTTATCAGACCGCCGATGGCCAGACCCGGATTGATGTCCGCTTGGAGCGGGATACCGTGTGGCTTTCGCAGGCGCAGATGGTCGAGTTGTTTGGGCGCGATGTTTCCGTTATTTCACGTCATATCCGCAACGCCCTGAACGAGGGCGAGGTAAGCGAAAAAAGCAATTTGCAAAAAATGCAAATTGCAAATTCCGACAGGCCAGTCGTTCTGTATGATCTGGATGTGGTGATTTCGGTCGGCTACCGCATCAAATCCGAGCGGGGGGTGCAGTTCCGGCGCTGGGCAACGAATGTTCTGCGTCAGCACCTGGTCCAAGGCTACACCTTGAACCGCTCCCGTTTCGAGCAAAACGCCGTCGAACTGGAACAGGCCCTGGCCTTGATCCGCAAGGCGGCGCAAACCCCGGCGCTCACCGCCGAGGCAGGCAGCGGGCTGGTGGAGATCGTCAGCCGCTATACCCAGACCTTTCTCTGGCTGCAACGCTACGACGAGGGCATATTGACCGAACCGGGCGGCCAGCCGGGAGGGCATCTGCCCACGGAAGCGGAGGCGATGAAGTCGCTTGCCAAACTCAGGCAATCCTTGATCACCCGTGGCGAGGCCACCGAACTGTTCGCCCTGCCACGGGGCGATGGGTTCGGTGCGTTGTTGGGTAACCTGGAGCAGACGGTCTTTGGCGAACCGGCTTACCCCACCATCGAAAGTAAGGCCGCGCATCTCCTCTATTTTGTGGTCAAGAATCATCCCTTTACCGACGGCAACAAACGCAGCGGCGCTTTTCTGTTCGTCGATTTTCTGCACCGCAATGGCCGCTTGCTGAATCCCCAGGGCGAGCCGGTGATCAACGATACCGGCCTGGCGGCTTTGACCTTGCTGGTGGCTGAATCGGATCCAAAGCGAAAAGAGACCCTGCTCCGATTAATCATGAACATACTGGCGCATAATCGGGATAGCGGACATGGATAA